In Sphingomonas sp. R1, a single genomic region encodes these proteins:
- a CDS encoding NAD-dependent deacylase — protein sequence MASMRNIVILTGAGISAESGIATFRGPGGLWEGHRVEDVCTPEALARDPALVHRFYDLRRAALETVMPNAAHDALARLDAAWPGELLLVTQNVDDLHERAGATRLLHMHGELRAALCAACGIREGWSEALPPESECPNCGMLALRPDIVFFGEMPYQMERIEAALADADLFVSIGTSGAVYPAAGFVQTARHYGAATLELNLEPSGGSHWFEESRMGPAGVLVPAWVDELLAGI from the coding sequence ATGGCCAGCATGCGAAACATCGTGATTCTCACCGGCGCCGGCATCTCGGCGGAAAGCGGCATCGCCACCTTTCGCGGGCCCGGCGGGCTGTGGGAGGGGCACCGGGTGGAGGATGTCTGCACCCCCGAGGCACTGGCGCGCGATCCGGCGCTGGTCCACCGCTTCTACGATCTGCGCCGCGCCGCCCTGGAGACAGTGATGCCCAATGCCGCGCACGACGCGCTGGCGCGGCTGGATGCGGCATGGCCGGGCGAGCTGCTGCTCGTGACGCAGAATGTCGACGACCTGCACGAGCGCGCGGGCGCCACCCGCCTGCTCCACATGCATGGCGAGCTGCGCGCGGCGCTGTGCGCGGCATGCGGCATCCGCGAAGGCTGGAGCGAGGCGCTGCCACCGGAGAGCGAATGCCCCAATTGCGGGATGCTCGCGCTCCGACCGGACATCGTCTTCTTCGGCGAAATGCCCTATCAGATGGAGCGGATCGAGGCGGCACTCGCCGATGCCGACCTGTTCGTCTCGATCGGCACCTCGGGCGCGGTGTACCCAGCTGCGGGCTTCGTCCAGACCGCGCGTCATTATGGCGCGGCGACGCTCGAGTTGAACCTGGAGCCGTCGGGCGGCAGCCACTGGTTCGAGGAAAGCCGCATGGGGCCGGCCGGCGTACTTGTGCCTGCCTGGGTCGACGAATTGCTCGCCGGCATCTGA